The Prevotella melaninogenica genome has a segment encoding these proteins:
- the tssD gene encoding type VI secretion system tube protein TssD — protein MSSFRATLELGGKEYDVLYSNYEFSRTTDKKGQPASSISGGRISVTIESTDDTSTIEAMLNSQFKPVEGKIVYKKSEEDAKMKEISFKNAYIVHYKETLDVNNEAPMTIGMTFSAENITVGNAELDNRWPRT, from the coding sequence ATGAGTTCATTTAGAGCAACTTTGGAATTGGGTGGTAAGGAGTATGACGTACTCTATTCTAACTACGAGTTCAGCCGTACAACTGACAAGAAAGGTCAGCCTGCATCAAGCATCTCTGGCGGTCGTATCAGTGTAACCATCGAGTCAACTGATGACACTTCTACTATCGAGGCTATGCTTAACAGCCAGTTTAAGCCTGTTGAGGGTAAGATCGTTTACAAGAAGAGTGAAGAGGATGCTAAGATGAAGGAGATTTCTTTCAAGAATGCTTACATCGTTCACTACAAGGAAACACTCGACGTTAACAACGAGGCTCCTATGACTATCGGTATGACTTTCTCTGCTGAGAATATCACCGTTGGCAATGCTGAGCTGGACAACCGTTGGCCTCGCACATAA